The genomic segment TAAGCCTTCTGCTTTACGCTTTCAAAACCGTTCCCGCCTGTTCCGACTGGTTCACTATAGATACAATGTCATCAGCATGGCATATGATCACCGATTTAACACCAGCTTTAATTGCGTCAAAGGAATTATCCATTTTAGGAATCATACCTTTTGCAATAACACCATCCTGCTTTAATTGACCATATTTCTCAGTATCAATAGACGAAATGACAGAGTTTTTATCATTGATATCCTGAAGGACACCTTTTAATTCAAAACAATAAACAAGACTTACATCAAAAGACTTGGAAAGCGCAACAGCAAGTGTAGAAGCAACTGTGTCAGCATTGGTGTTCAGCATATTCCCTTTACCATCATGAGTAAGAGGAGCAATTACCGGAGTCAGGCCAGAAGAAATCAAAGTTGCCAATGGTGCAGCCTCAATTTTTTCAACGTCTCCGACAAAGCCATAGTCAATACCGTTTTTAACAGGACGCTTACTTGCAAGCATGATGTTTGCATCAGCACCTGTAAGTCCAATAGCATTGGTATTCATTGACTGAAGCTGGCTGACAACCTTTTTGTTGATCAGACCTCCATAGACCATAGTGACTATTTTCAAAGTTTCAGTGTCTGTAATTCTTCTGCCATCTACCATTTGAGCTTCAATACCAAGACCCTTACTTATCTCCGTCGCTACTTTTCCTCCTCCATGAACAAGAATTTTATTTGTCTTCAAGGAAGAAAGATCTTTAAGGAATTTCTGAAGTGTCTTGTCGTCGTCAATGACATTGCCACCTACTTTTATGATGTATAGTTTCTCCATTATTAAGTTTTAAGTAATAAGTAGGAAATTTTAAGAACCTATCTTGTTACTTTTAGAAATTGTCCTCTAATATTTTCTTTAATACAGCTTGTGCAGACCAAACTCTGTTTCCAGCTTGCTGAATAACTACGGAGTCAGGGCTGTCTATTACTGCATCAGAAACAATAACGTTTCTTCTCACCGGCAGACAGTGCATGAACTTAGCCTGATTGGTAAGTTTCATTTTCTCAGGACTAATCATCCAGCTTTTATCTTTGGAGATAATGTTGCCGTAGTATTTATAGGATGACCAGTTTTTAGCATACACAAAATCTGCTCCTTCAAGGGCTTCGTTCTGATTGTATGTAATCTTAGCTCCTTGTGTAAATTTTGGATCAAGCTCATACCCCTCGGGATGTGTGATTACCAGGTCTACATTTGCATCCGGGTGATTCATCCACTCTGCGAATGAATTGGGTACAGCCTGTGGAAGTGCCTTAGGGTGTGCCGCCCAGGTAAGCACTACTTTAGGCCTTGCTGTTTTCTTTAATTCATTGATCGTGATTAAATCGGCAAGAGACTGTAGTGGGTGACGTGTTGCAGATTCAAGACTTACTACGGGTACTCCCGAATAGGTTATAAATTTCTGTATAACTTCTTCTTTATAATCTGTATCCTTGTCGTTAAGACTTGGGAATGATCTGATACCAATAATGTCGCAATACTGACCAATTACGGCAGCAGCTTCTTTAATATGTTCGCTTGTGTCTCCGTCCATTACTACATTATCCCTGATCTCAAGATTCCAGCTATCCTGCCCAACGTTCATGTCCATTACCCTTAAAGTAAGGTTATGAGCAGCCTTCTGGGTGCTCAAACGCGTTCTCAGGCTTGGATTGAAGAATATCAGACCAAGAGTTTTGTTGCGCCCGATATTAGCATATTTTAATGGATCTTGCTTAAGCTCAAGTGCAAGGTTTACAAGAGCTGTTACATCATCTACATCATGAACAGAGGTAAAATTTCTCATTTATTTTACAAGCATTTTAGACATTACAGATTTGAAAGCTTTCAAGAATAAGTCTGCTTCTTCTTTAGTGATATTTAAAGCAGGAAGTATTCTCATCGTATTTTTGTCAGAAGAAGATCCAGTGAATATTTTATGATCGTCAAGAAGTGAATTTCTCACCGCGGCACATGGAATTTCAAGTTCAACACCAATCATTAATCCAAGGCCTCTTATTTCTTTTACACCTGATATCTTTTTCAATTCAGTCATAAGGTAGTTGCCTATGTTTTCTGAATTTGAAAGAAGGTTTTCATCTTTAATCACATCAAGAACTGCTATACCAGCAGCACATGCAAGGTGGTTCCCTCCGAAAGTAGTACCAAGCATTCCGTGTACAGCTTTGAATTCAGGGCTAATCAATACTCCGGCGATAGGGAACCCGTTACCCATACCCTTCGCAACGGTGATAAGGTCGGCTTTTACTCCAGAATATTGGTGTGCAAAGAACTTACCGCTTCTTCCGTATCCCGATTGCACTTCGTCAAGTATAAGAACAGATTTAAATTTTTTGCAAAGCTCTTCTATCTTTTTAAGGAAAGGAGTACTTGGAATCTGAACGCCTCCGACACCCTGAATACCTTCAATGATAACAGCTGCCACATCTTCATTCATGTTCTTTTCAAATGCTTCGATGTCATTGAAAGGAAGGAATTGAATGTTTTCAGTTTTGTTTACAGGTGCCTGCATAGAGCTACCATCAGTAGCAGCAACTGCAAGAGAAGTTCTGCCATGGAAGCTTTTACTGAAGCTGATGATTTTTTTTCTTCCTGTGTGGAAAGAAGCAAGTTTCAATGCATTTTCATTGGCTTCTGCTCCTGAATTTACAAGGAAAAGATCATAATTGTCGTATCCGGAAAGCTTACCGAGTTTTTCTGCCAATTCGCTTTGCACAGAAATAACAACAGAGTTGGAATAAAAGGCAATGTTATTCAGCTGTTCGGTAATCTTTTTTACATAATGCGGATGTGTATGTCCGATGGAGATAACGGCATGGCCACCATAAAGGTCCAGGTATTCAGTTCCTTGTTTGTCCCAAAGCTTAATTCCCTGAGCTTTTACAGGCTCCACATTAAGGAGAGGATAGACGTCGAATAGTTTCATGTTTGATCAAGTTAAAAGCTTAAAGTAGAAAGCTTAAAGTTTTAAAGAACTATATATTTACTTTTTTCACTAACCCAATAAGCATTCCTTTTATCTCATTTATATTTTGATTTAAAACTTCATGTTCGGTTGTCGAAATGTAGTTAAGATCACGAGATAAAAGTAGGAAATATTCGGTTTCATGAGCAGAGCCTAGTGCAATCTGAAGGTAATTGGCAAAGTCCTTTTTTGAACTTTTCCCGCATCCTTCCGCAATATTCGCTACTATAGAAGAAACAGATCTTCTTATTTGAATTGTTAAGCCATAAATTTCCGCTTTGGGAAAATTAGAAGTGATATTATACACTTCCAAAGTGTGTTTATGTGCTTTCTCCCACACTTTGAGATTTCTAAAGTTTTGCATAGCTGGTTAAAAATTTTTTACTTTGAACTTTAGACTTTAAACTTTCAACTAAAAGTTTGCTGCTTTCAGTCTAAGTCCTTCCGTTTCCTCCAGACCAAACAACAGGTTCATATTCTGAACTGCTTGTCCTGAAGCCCCCTTCAGAAGATTGTCAATCATGCTCACGATCAACAGATAGTTGTCATGCTTTTCTATATAGATGATTGTATTGTTTGTGTTTACTACCTGCTTCAGATCGGGATTTACTCTGCTAATGTGAGTAAATGGATGCGAAGCATAATAATTTTCATAAAGAGCATAGGCTTCTTCTTGAGTCAAAGTAGACTTCACATGAAGTGTTGCAAATATTCCTCTTGTAAAATCACCACGGAAAGGAATAAAGTTAATTGCTTTATCCATTCCTGGCTGTAATATTCTTAAGCTTTGTTTAATTTCTTTTAAATGCTGGTGATTGAATGCCTTGTATATAGACATGTTGTTGTTTCTCCAGCTAAAGTGAGAAGTTGAAGACAGGCTCTGGCCTGCTCCTGTAGATCCGGTTATTGCAGAGATATGAACTTCATCGTGAATTAAACCTTTAGAAGCAAGAGGAAGAAGACCAAGCTGGATACAGGTAGCAAAACAGCCAGGGTTGGCAATATGATGTCCTTGCTTAATCTGATCTCTCTGTAACTCGGGCAAGCCGTAAATAAAGTCGTTACCATCTTTTGCAAGACGGAAGTCCTGACTAAGGTCGATTATTTTTATAGTTGATGCAATCTTGTTTCCTGCAAGGAATTTGGACGCATCTCCATGACCCACGCAAAGAAATAAAACATCAATAGCATCAGACAATGTTGAAGAAAATTTCAGATCAGTAACACCAAGAAGGTCAGTATGAACCTGAGAGATTGGATTACCAGCATTGCTGTTGCTGTGTACAAAGGCAATTTCAACAGAAGGATGGAAAACAAGGATTCTTAAAAGTTCGCCACCTGTGTATCCGGCACCACCGACAATTCCTACTTTAATCTTTTTCATGATTTTTATTAAATGCGTAAAGCTTAAAGCAAAAAGCTGAAAGAGTTTGTATTCAGTTTTGGCTTTAAGCTTTAAAATGGTTTTATAATAAATGTAACTCATCTAATCCTCTCCAATCAGGAGAAAGTTTAGAGTTGGTTGTTAACTTTTAGCTTTTAACTTTCGGCTTTAAGCTTTTAGCTTAATTATTCACCTTATGGAAAATCATTGTCTGATTTCCAAAGATTTTAGAGAAACCTTTCACATCTTCACCAGACCATGCATTGTTCATTTCCCCATAGCTTCCGAATTTAGAAGACATAAGGTCGTGAGATGATTCAATCCCGATTACATGGAATCTATATGGAGCAATGTATACTTTCACTTTACCTGAAACAAATTTCTGAGAATCATCAAGGAATTGCTCTATGTTTCTCATGACAGGCTCAAGGAACTGCCCTTCGTGAACAAAGTTCCCATACCATCCTGAAAGTTGATCTTTCCAGTAGGTCTGCCATTTTGTTAAAGTGTGTTTCTCAAGCGTGTGGTGTGCTTTGATGATTACCATCGGTGCAGCAGCTTCGAAACCAACACGTCCTTTAATACCAATGATGGTATCGCCAACATGAATATCCCTACCTATTCCAAATGGAGCGGCGATATCATTCAATTTAAGGATAGCTTCTACAGGAGAAAGTTTTTGACCGTTAATGCCAACAAGTTCGCCTTTTTCAAAAGTCAATTCAACTTCTTCTGGTGTTGTTTTTGTAACTTGAGTAGGGAAAGCAGTTTCAGGAAGATATTGACCTGAAGTAAGAGTTTCTTTTCCTCCGACACTCGTTCCCCAGATACCTTTATTGATAGAGTAAGCAGCTTTGGTCCAGTCGGAAACAACTCCTTTGGATTTTAGGTACTCGATTTCTTCCTCTCTTGAAAGTTTCATGTCTCTGATAGGCGTGATAATTCCAACATTCGGAATCAGTATGTTGAATATCATGTCAAAGCGTACCTGATCATTTCCTGCTCCTGTGCTACCATGAGCTACAAAGTCAGCATTTAATTGCTTGCAGTAATCAGCTATGGCAGTTGCCTGAAAAACGCGTTCTGCACTAACAGACAATGGGTATGTGTTATTTTTTAGGATGTTACCGAATATGAGGTACTTAACACAATCTTTGTAAAATTTGTCAACCACATCAAGGGTTACGTGGGTTTTTACTCCCAGTTTGTAAGCTTTTGCTTCTATTTCTTTAAGCTCTTCCTTAGTGAAACCACCTGTATTGACGATGGCGGAATGAATCTCAAGACCTTTCTCTTCTGAAAGATATTTTACACAATAGGAGGTATCGAGCCCTCCGCTAAAAGCCAGTACTACTTTCTTACTCATTAGTGAAAATGCTTAATTCAGCTTTAAATTTAAAGATAAATTTTAAAAACAGGACAAAGGCGACATTAATTTGTCGCCCTTGCTGGAGAAAAAAGAGTCAATACTTTTGCCGACATCTTTAAAGCTTTGAGAAGCTTATGATTTTTCAGTCTTTGAAAACGCTCGTAGAGTTTGGATTTTTTTACAAAATCCCATTTTTTCTTATTCTTTTCTTCCGGATCGTAAAGCATTCCTGTGCACAGACAGTTTTTGTAGTTCTTGCTTTCCAATATCTGAAAGTTTACGCAGCTTTGACAGCCTTTCCAGAAGGTTTCGTCATCTGTAAGCTCAGAAAATGTAACCGGGCGATAACCTAATTCAGAGTTAATTTTCATGACAGCAGCGCTGGTTGTAAGGCCGAAAAGCTTTGCTTCGGGATATTTTTTTCTGGACAGTTCAAATGCCTTCTCTTTGATCTTGGTGGCAAGGCCTTCTTTCCTGAATTCCGGAGATACAATCAATCCTGAATTGGCAACATATTTATTGTGCGACCAGGTTTCTATATAGCAAAAGCCAGCAAATTTGCCATCCTTAGTGGTGGCAATGACGGCTTTGCCTTCTTCCATTTTTTTCTTTATGTATTCAGGATTTCTTTTAGCTATACCGGTACCACGTGCCTTGGCACTTTCTTCCATTTCTTTACAGATTGCCTCTGCAAGAACTTTGTGTTTTTCCCCAGCAATAGTTACAATAAAATCAGCCATTTTTCTGCTCAGATAAAATAAATTGATAAAATTAACCCCGGCTTATATTTAAAAAGCCCTTTTTAAATATTAAAATGAGTAAAGTGAATTGAGAGCAGAATTACCACATGGGTAATTCAAGAGGTATACCGGCCTAAGGCCTGGGGTTCCTGAATGGTAAAATTCTTCCTGCACCCATGGTTGTGGGAGTCGAGATGAGGTTAGAATATGTAAAAGTATTTACCATTTCTTATAATAAAAGAAAGCACAAAGTTAAGCTAAAATGCAGATTTTTCAAAAAGAGTTCATTGAAAATCTGCAAAAAAATAACTCTAAATATTGCAATACTGTTTGTTTAGCATTTTGAGAATAATCATCCTCTCATTATCAATTACTTCTTGCGCGGCCCAATTTTTATTTTTCCATAAATAAAAGAAAAAAAACAGGAACAGAAATGGTATACAAGGTATAATAAATAATATTTGGTTATAAGCCTATAAAGGCGACTCCTGATATCTGCGAGGATGAGAAGGGCCGGTATAACTGAGAAGTGCTCTTTTTGCAAACTTGATAGGGGCTGCTGGGCAAATAAATGCTCAATAGGAGGCTAACCTGAAGCACTCCAAGGCTGGTTTTTATTTATATGCCCATCACTTCAAAAATATCTGTCCATGCTATTGCTTGATTTTCCTTTGAATCTCTTTTTCTTTTAAAAGGATATAAGCGTTCATCGTTGTGTTGCGGTTGTCTGTGTTTAATTTGATTTTCCATAAATATTTCTCCGCCTGTAAAACTAAGGGCACTTCACAAATAAACTCCATAGTTCTGGATTCTCCCGGACTAAGGTTTTTGTAACTGTTGCCATCAATTGTACTAATTCCTTCCGGGATAGCTATTTCATGCATCTGGTTCCCAAAATTATCTTGTACGTTTACATCTCCTTTTATTGATAATTTTTCTTTCGGACAAAAGAATTCCTGATTGCAGAGATTGAATATTTTACATGTCAGAATAAAGTATTGTTCGTCACTGGTTAGTTCTCTGGTCCTTTCACCAGGTGTACGGTCCAACCGAAATTTTACAGGTCTTATCTCTGCCGAAAGAGCTGTAATTTCAAGATTTCCCATTTTTAAGGTTTTTCCAAGTGTAACAGTATGCTTCAGAATGCTTTGTATGTCCGAAGTTTGTTGGGATAAGCGTCCTTCTACTGAATCTTTGACCTTAAGCAGGGAAAGAGCCTCTTCAAAGCGTAATTCTCTGATTGCTTTTGAAATCCTTTCTTCCAGCTTGTAATTTTTTATGTTTTTCGCCGATTTTTTTTTGCTGAAATTCAGAAAGATTTTGTAATCATTTTTTTCAGAAACTACTTTGAAAATTTTTTCTTCAGAGATCACTACTACAGGCTTTTCCTCCATCAGACTAAAAAGTGCATTTTCAGGATCTGGAATTTTATCTTCATTGCCGCTTATTGAATTCAGCATGAAAAAACCTAACTCCCTCATAATCTCTTCTGCATCAGGCTTGTATAGTTTAGTGTATACTATTAAAGTATCTGCTCTTTTTTCCGTTTTCACGATTTCATACTTGTATTGTTTTCTTACATTCTTTGGAAGTTTTTTCTTAAGATAATTCTTTCTGTTTATTTCTCTGATGAAAAGATCCCTTGTTTTAATCTTTTGATCCTCAGATGATAATAGGTCGTATGCATCATCCGGCCGTGACTCGATATAGGTCAGGTCAAGATAGTTTCTTACAACATCCTCCGGTTTTCTGTGACAACTGCTAAACCCCACAATATTTGATATTACAAAAAGTAGGTATAAATAAAGCTGTATTTTTTTTTCCATAACTATTAAAAATGACCAATCGCATTCTTCCTCCTTAACAGAAGAACTCTGAAAAAATAATTAATGTTAAGGCGCATTATATCGTGTTGAAAATTACTCTGATATAAGGTTGACCTTAAGGTTTTTTTTGATTTCAGAAAATATTTTATTAGTTGGCTGGCAGGATTTTGAATTAAAAAAACTAAAAACTTGGGACGGGAGGTTCAAAATCTTAACTTTGCCCGATTATTTATTGGATAAATTGTAATTCGGAATCTAGAGGTAATGAAAATTTTAAAGTTTGGCGGGACTTCAGTTGGAACTGCAGATAGTATCAGAAAGGTAGTAGATATTCTACTTTCTTATAAAAAAAAGAAGCAGGAATTTTCGGTAGTTTTTTCAGCAATGTCGGGAATTACCAATCAGCTGATTGAAGTAAGCAAAAAAGCTGCTGAAAGTAATGAAGACTATCATGCAATTCTTAAATCCATTGAGAATAAGCATATCAATGCTGTAAAATCGCTTATAGATATAAAAGTGCAGAGCAAAGTGGTGGCTCATATTAAAATGCTTATCAACGAGCTTGAAGACTTGCTGCACGGCGTATTTCTTCTTAAAGAACTTTCTCCGAGAACAACAGATCTTGTAGTAAGCTTTGGAGAGAGAATGTCAACCTACATTGTTTCTGAATTTATGAAACAATCTGGTCTTGATACTGAGTTCTGCGATGCTCGTAAGCTGATCGTTACAGATCATAGTTTTGGTGCTGCAATTATTGACTTCAAAGCAACAGATAAAAATATAAAAGAACATTTTAAGGCTACCAAAAAAATCCAGGCCATTACAGGTTTTATCAGTTCTACTGTAAAAGGTGAAACTACTACTTTAGGTCGCGGAGGTTCTGATTATACAGCTTCTGTATTGGGTGCAGCTTTGGGAGCAGAGGAAATAGAGATTTGGACGGATGTAGATGGGGTGATGACTGCAGATCCTAAGAAAGTTAAAGGAGCATTTACCTTGCCAGCCATCTCTTATGTGGAAGCAATGGAAATGTCTCATTTTGGTGCTAAAGTTATTTACCCTCCAACATTACAGCCTGCATTTAATAAAAAAATTCCTATCTGGATCAAAAATACTTTCAATCCGGAGTTTGAAGGGACCTACATCAGTGCCAAAACCAAAGCCAATGATTTTCTGATTAAAGGGATCAGTTCAATCCGTGAGATCGCATTGATCAGCCTTCAAGGGAGCGGTATGATGGGCGTTCCGGGAGTTTCTGCGCGTCTGTTTGGCTCATTAGCGAAGAAGAAAATTAATGTCATATTGATTACACAGGCATCTTCTGAATATTCTATTTGTTTTGCAGTAGAACCTAAGGAGGCGGAATATGCAGCAGAGCTGATCAATGAAGAATTTGCCAACGAAATTCAGGCAAAGAAAATTGACAATGCGATTGTAGAATATGATTTGTCTATCGTTGCTATTATTGGTGAAAACATGAGAAATACTCCAGGCATAGCTGGAAAATTCTTTGCTTCACTAGGTAAAAACGGTGTTAATATTCGTGCTATTGCTCAGGGATCTTCTGAATTAAACCTTTCAGTAGTAATAGGGGAGCATGATTTATCCAAAGCATTAAACTCTCTGCACGAATCATTCTTCCTGTCTGATATTCGTACGTTGAATGTATTTGTAGTAGGTTTGGGACTTATAGGAAGTACCCTTTTGAAACAGATACAAAAGCAGTCTTCACAATTGCTTAAAGAAAGACTTCTGAAGATTAATATC from the Sporocytophaga myxococcoides genome contains:
- the argB gene encoding acetylglutamate kinase, yielding MEKLYIIKVGGNVIDDDKTLQKFLKDLSSLKTNKILVHGGGKVATEISKGLGIEAQMVDGRRITDTETLKIVTMVYGGLINKKVVSQLQSMNTNAIGLTGADANIMLASKRPVKNGIDYGFVGDVEKIEAAPLATLISSGLTPVIAPLTHDGKGNMLNTNADTVASTLAVALSKSFDVSLVYCFELKGVLQDINDKNSVISSIDTEKYGQLKQDGVIAKGMIPKMDNSFDAIKAGVKSVIICHADDIVSIVNQSEQAGTVLKA
- a CDS encoding four helix bundle protein produces the protein MQNFRNLKVWEKAHKHTLEVYNITSNFPKAEIYGLTIQIRRSVSSIVANIAEGCGKSSKKDFANYLQIALGSAHETEYFLLLSRDLNYISTTEHEVLNQNINEIKGMLIGLVKKVNI
- a CDS encoding GNAT family N-acetyltransferase, producing the protein MADFIVTIAGEKHKVLAEAICKEMEESAKARGTGIAKRNPEYIKKKMEEGKAVIATTKDGKFAGFCYIETWSHNKYVANSGLIVSPEFRKEGLATKIKEKAFELSRKKYPEAKLFGLTTSAAVMKINSELGYRPVTFSELTDDETFWKGCQSCVNFQILESKNYKNCLCTGMLYDPEEKNKKKWDFVKKSKLYERFQRLKNHKLLKALKMSAKVLTLFSPARATN
- the argG gene encoding argininosuccinate synthase — its product is MSKKVVLAFSGGLDTSYCVKYLSEEKGLEIHSAIVNTGGFTKEELKEIEAKAYKLGVKTHVTLDVVDKFYKDCVKYLIFGNILKNNTYPLSVSAERVFQATAIADYCKQLNADFVAHGSTGAGNDQVRFDMIFNILIPNVGIITPIRDMKLSREEEIEYLKSKGVVSDWTKAAYSINKGIWGTSVGGKETLTSGQYLPETAFPTQVTKTTPEEVELTFEKGELVGINGQKLSPVEAILKLNDIAAPFGIGRDIHVGDTIIGIKGRVGFEAAAPMVIIKAHHTLEKHTLTKWQTYWKDQLSGWYGNFVHEGQFLEPVMRNIEQFLDDSQKFVSGKVKVYIAPYRFHVIGIESSHDLMSSKFGSYGEMNNAWSGEDVKGFSKIFGNQTMIFHKVNN
- a CDS encoding aspartate aminotransferase family protein, whose translation is MKLFDVYPLLNVEPVKAQGIKLWDKQGTEYLDLYGGHAVISIGHTHPHYVKKITEQLNNIAFYSNSVVISVQSELAEKLGKLSGYDNYDLFLVNSGAEANENALKLASFHTGRKKIISFSKSFHGRTSLAVAATDGSSMQAPVNKTENIQFLPFNDIEAFEKNMNEDVAAVIIEGIQGVGGVQIPSTPFLKKIEELCKKFKSVLILDEVQSGYGRSGKFFAHQYSGVKADLITVAKGMGNGFPIAGVLISPEFKAVHGMLGTTFGGNHLACAAGIAVLDVIKDENLLSNSENIGNYLMTELKKISGVKEIRGLGLMIGVELEIPCAAVRNSLLDDHKIFTGSSSDKNTMRILPALNITKEEADLFLKAFKSVMSKMLVK
- a CDS encoding N-acetylornithine carbamoyltransferase — its product is MRNFTSVHDVDDVTALVNLALELKQDPLKYANIGRNKTLGLIFFNPSLRTRLSTQKAAHNLTLRVMDMNVGQDSWNLEIRDNVVMDGDTSEHIKEAAAVIGQYCDIIGIRSFPSLNDKDTDYKEEVIQKFITYSGVPVVSLESATRHPLQSLADLITINELKKTARPKVVLTWAAHPKALPQAVPNSFAEWMNHPDANVDLVITHPEGYELDPKFTQGAKITYNQNEALEGADFVYAKNWSSYKYYGNIISKDKSWMISPEKMKLTNQAKFMHCLPVRRNVIVSDAVIDSPDSVVIQQAGNRVWSAQAVLKKILEDNF
- the thrA gene encoding bifunctional aspartate kinase/homoserine dehydrogenase I; amino-acid sequence: MKILKFGGTSVGTADSIRKVVDILLSYKKKKQEFSVVFSAMSGITNQLIEVSKKAAESNEDYHAILKSIENKHINAVKSLIDIKVQSKVVAHIKMLINELEDLLHGVFLLKELSPRTTDLVVSFGERMSTYIVSEFMKQSGLDTEFCDARKLIVTDHSFGAAIIDFKATDKNIKEHFKATKKIQAITGFISSTVKGETTTLGRGGSDYTASVLGAALGAEEIEIWTDVDGVMTADPKKVKGAFTLPAISYVEAMEMSHFGAKVIYPPTLQPAFNKKIPIWIKNTFNPEFEGTYISAKTKANDFLIKGISSIREIALISLQGSGMMGVPGVSARLFGSLAKKKINVILITQASSEYSICFAVEPKEAEYAAELINEEFANEIQAKKIDNAIVEYDLSIVAIIGENMRNTPGIAGKFFASLGKNGVNIRAIAQGSSELNLSVVIGEHDLSKALNSLHESFFLSDIRTLNVFVVGLGLIGSTLLKQIQKQSSQLLKERLLKINIIGIANSKKMLLDENGINLKDWNGKLEKDGEKMKMSVFVEKMKSLNLQNSVFVDSTSSKDVVEHYEDILNTSISIVTPNKLANSGLYKDYQKIQSAAFKHGVKFLYETNVGAGLPVINTLKDLKYSGDKILKIEGILSGTLSFIFNTFKEGTKFSEVVKEAKEKGYTEPDPRDDLNGMDVARKILILAREANYTLEIGDVNVENILPEPCRKAKTIEDFFVQLEKNNDVFSARRDEAAKKGNVLRFIATLENGKARVSLEAVGPAHPFYSLSGSDNMIAFTTERYKDRPLVIKGPGAGAEVTAAGVFAEIISISNYLKSFI
- the argC gene encoding N-acetyl-gamma-glutamyl-phosphate reductase, producing the protein MKKIKVGIVGGAGYTGGELLRILVFHPSVEIAFVHSNSNAGNPISQVHTDLLGVTDLKFSSTLSDAIDVLFLCVGHGDASKFLAGNKIASTIKIIDLSQDFRLAKDGNDFIYGLPELQRDQIKQGHHIANPGCFATCIQLGLLPLASKGLIHDEVHISAITGSTGAGQSLSSTSHFSWRNNNMSIYKAFNHQHLKEIKQSLRILQPGMDKAINFIPFRGDFTRGIFATLHVKSTLTQEEAYALYENYYASHPFTHISRVNPDLKQVVNTNNTIIYIEKHDNYLLIVSMIDNLLKGASGQAVQNMNLLFGLEETEGLRLKAANF